Sequence from the Burkholderia cepacia genome:
GCGAGATCGACATCGGCCAGGTCGGCATCAACATCCCGATTCCGGTGCCGGTGCCCTACTTCAGCTTCACGGGTTCGCGCGGCTCGAAGCTCGGCGATCTCGGCCCGTACGGCAAGCAGGTCGTGCAGTTCTACACGCAGACGAAGACGGTCACCGCGCGCTGGTTCGACGACGACGCGACGGCCGGCGGCGTGAACACGACGATCGCGCTGCGTTGAGCGGGGGCCTGCACATGGACATCGCATTCATCGGACTCGGCAACATGGGCGGCCCCATGGCCGCGAACCTGCTGAAAGCCGGCCACGCGCTGACGGTGTTCGACCTCGACGCGCATGCGGTCGACGTCGCGGTGCGCGCCGGCGCGACCGCCGCCGGCTCGCCGCGCGACGCGGCCGCGCGCGGCGCGGTCGTGATCACGATGCTGCCCGCAGCTTCGCACGTGCAGCAGGTCTATCTCGGCGACGACGGCGTACTGGCCGGCGCGCGCGCCGGCGCGACGCTGATCGACTGCAGCACGATCGATCCCGGCACCGTGCGCGCGATCGCCGACGCGGCCGCGCGGCAGGACCATCCGCTTGCGGACGCGCCGGTGTCCGGCGGCACCGGCGGCGCGCAGGCCGGCACGCTGACCTTCATGGTCGGCGCGGACGCCGCGCTGTTCGAGCGCATCCGCCCCGTGCTGCTCGACATGGGCAGGAACGTCGTGCATTGCGGCGGCACGGGCACCGGGCAGATCGCGAAGATCTGCAACAACCTGCTGCTCGGGATCTCGATGATGGGCGTCTCGGAAGCGATGGCGCTCGGCGCCGCGCTCGGGATCGATCCGTCCGTGCTGGCCGGCATCATCAATACGTCGACCGGCCGCTGCTGGAGCTCGGACAGCTGCAATCCCTACCCGGGCGTGCTGCCCGCGGCGCCGGCCGCGCGCGGCTACGCGGGCGGGTTCGCGGCGAACCTGATGCTGAAGGATCTCGGGCTCGCGACCGAAGCGGCACGGAGCGCGCATCAGCCGGTGTGGATGGGCGCACTCGCGCAGCAGCTCTATCAATCGATGAGCCAGCAGGGGCTCGGCACGCTCGACTTCTCCGCGTGCGTGAAGCTGTACGAGGCGCCGGCCGCGTGACGCCGGGACGGCGGCGGCGCGGCGTTACGTGCCGCCCGCCGCCCCTCCGCCCCGCCGCCGTGTGTCGCCGGAATCGTTCAGCCGCGCGGGCCCGCCATGGCCTCGAAGGTCGGATGGCACTCGAATGCGAGTTCTGAGCGGCCGCTCACGCCGCGGCCGGCGCTCAGCGCCTCCTGCTTCAGGCTGGCGCGCATGCCGCGCTGCGAGCAGAAGTTCATCGCCTCGTTGACCGCGTTCTCGTGTGCGGTCGCCCAGTTGGTCGAGACGCCGACCGTGCGCGTCGTCACGGTAAATACGTTCGGGTTCGACGTCGCCGCGACATCGGACGTGGTCGAGCAGGCGGCAAGCAGGCAGGCGGCGGCCACGAGCGGCAGCCAGCGCAGGGATCGGAAATGGACAGGATTCGTCATGGGAAGCAGTTATGCGCCGGATCAACGGCATTTCACATCATTTCCGCAAGTATGCCTGCCGATTCGCCGAAGATCATGCCCCGTAAAGTAAACAGATTGTTTCCAATGGTTAAACGATCACCGATCCGCACCGGCGTATCCGTCGGTCGACGTTCCAGATTGCGAAAGAATCAAACTTTTTTTGATTTAAATTAAAAATGTTTGACGCACGCATTTCAATGAGCTAATTTCTGCGCAAGCTTCCGGAAAGAAACGACGCGGCCCAGCGTGAACAAAGCTCGACGTCTCGCCCGGCTCCCTGACGCCAATCCGACGCCTGCCGGCAGCGCAGCGAAGCAAGCAGCTACAAGACAGCAACAAGACAAGCAGCATCGATGCATTCCGTTCAATCCTGTCGGGGGGAGTATCGGCATGTCCAAATTGATTCGCACTGCTTCGCTTAACGCAACCGTCCTCGGTGCCGCGCTGGCCGGCCTCGCCTGCGCCGCACACGCGCAAACCGTGGCTGCGCCCGTGCCCGGGCCGGCCGATGCGGTGAACCAGCTGATCGTCAAGCTGCGCGCCGCCAAGACGCTGTCCGACACGTCTGCTGCTTCGGCCGCGACCGCCGGGCACGCGGACGTCCAGGCGGTCATCGATCGCGTGCTCGCGGCCCGCCGCGCGCGCGCAGCCGGCCAGGCGTTCGGCGCGGCCGCCGCCTCGGCGCCCGGCAACCCGGCCGACGCGGCCGCCGGCATCCGCATCAAGCGCGACATGTCGGGCGGCGCGACGGTGCTGTCGCTGCAGCGTCGCGTGTCGCTCGCCGAGGCCGAAGGGCTCGCCCGCGATTTCGCGGCGGACGGCGCGATCGAGTACGCGGAGCCGGACGCGCGGATGTTTCCGCTGCTCGTGCCGAACGACACGCGCTACGGCGAGCAGTGGGGCTACTTCAGCCCGGCCGGCGGCGCGAACCTGCCGAAGGCATGGGATCGCACGACCGGCTCCACGAACATCGTCGTCGGCGTCATCGACACCGGCTACCGCCCGCACGCGGATCTCGCCGCGAACCTGGTGCCCGGCTACGACTTCATCTCCGATCCGGCGACCGCGAACGACGGCAACGGCCGCGACAACAACGCGTCCGATCCGGGCGACTGGGTGACCGCTCAGGAAGATGCCGACCCGAACGGCCCGTTCTACGGCTGCGGCGCGCGCAACAGCTCGTGGCACGGCACGCACGTCGCGGGCACGATCGGCGCGGTGACGAACAACGGCAATGGCGTCGCGGGCATCTCGTGGGTCGGCAAGGTGCAGCCGGTGCGCGTGCTCGGCAAGTGCGGCGGCACGGTGAGCGACATCGCCGACGGCATGCGCTGGGCCGCCGGCCTGCCGGTACCGGGCGCGCCGGCGAACCCGACGCCGGCGAAGGTGCTGAACCTGAGCCTCGGCGGCAACAGCCGCACCTGCAGCACGACGTACCAGAACGCGATCGACGCGATCACGGCGCGCGGCGCGAACGTCGTCGTCGCGGCCGGCAACAGCGGCGGCCCGGTCGCGAACAGCCAGCCCGCGAATTGCCAGGGCGTGATCGCGGTCGCCGCGGTCGACAGCAGCGGCGTGCGCGCGAGCTTCAGCAACTACGGCCCGGCCGTGAAGATCGCGGCGCCGGGCGTCGGCATCCTGTCGACGCTCAATGCCGGCACGACGTCGCCGGGCGCGGACAGCTACGCGAGCTACAACGGCACCAGCATGGCGACGCCGCACGTCGCGGGCACCGTCGCGCTGATGCTCGCGGTCAATCCGGCGCTCACGCCGGCGCAGGTCCTGCAGCGGCTGCAGTCGAGCGCGCGGCCGTTCTCGAGCGGCTCGAACTGCTCGACGAGCACCTGCGGCGCGGGGCTGCTCGACGCCGGCAACGCGGTCGCCGCCGCCACGAAGTAAGCGAGCGCGAACGCGCCCGGCCTGGTCCGGGCGACGCCGCGCGACGCGCCGCGGCCGGCGGCGTCCGCCGGCCCGTACTGCACCCCGCCGTCCCGCCCGGGACGCGCGTTTCCACATGAGCATCGAAAACTAGAAGAACGAGGACAACAATGCGATTTCAACGAACCGAACCGCGGCGCGCGTGGCTTCCCGCGCTCGTTGCGGCCACGACGCTCGCCGCGTGCGGCGGCGACGACGGCGGCAGCGTGGCGGGCGCCTCGGCGCTCGCGCAGGGCCAACAGGAGGGGGCCGCCGCGCCCGCGGCCGACGCGCAGCCGCTCGCCGCGCGCTTCTCGCCGTCCGGCGTGCCGTATGCCGCCCTGTCGGGCGGCCGCTACCGCCCCGTGATCGCGAACGGCCAGGTGCAGCCGTCGCTGTCGGGCGGCACGATCGAGGAGAACGCGTGGGTCGACACGTCGGTCGATTCCGACGGCGACGGCACGCGCGACCGCATCCACGTGCGCATCGTGCGCCCGACCGAAACCGCGAACGGCGCGCGCACGCCCGTCATCGTGCTCGCAAGCCCGTACTACGCGGGCCTCGCCGACAGCCCCGACCACAACGTCGACGTCGAACTCGACGGCACGCCGCATCCGGCCGCCTCCAGCGCCGCGCGCATCCTGGCAGCCGCGCCGCAGGTGCGGATGCTGCAGCAGGTCGAGGCGGCCGCCGCCGGGCGCTCGTGGATCGAGAGCTACTTCATTCCGCGCGGCTTCACGATCGTCTACGCGGACTCGCTCGGCACCGCCGGCTCGGACGGTTGCCCGACGATCCTCACGCGCGACGAATCGGTCGCGATGGCATCGGTGATCCGCTGGCTCGGCCGCGACGCGACCGCGAAGGACGCGAACGGCAAGACGGTCGTCGCGAACTGGTCGACGGGCCACGTCGGCATGTACGGCGTGTCGTACGACGGCACGCTGCCGAAGATGGTCGCGAGCCTGCGCACGCGCGGGCTCGATGCGATCGTGCCGGTCGCCGGGTTGACGAACATGTACGGCTACTACCGCTCGGGCGGGCTCGTGCGTGCGCCGGAAGGCTATCAGGGCGAAGACGTCGACGTGTACATCAAGGCGCTGCTGACGAACGCGCATCCGGAGCGTTGCACGCACCTGATCGACGAAGCGTTGCAGCAGGAAGACCGCAAGACCGGCGACTATTCGCCGTTCTGGGCCGCACGCGACATCCCGACCGCGCTCGCGGTCGCACCGGCGCTCGTTGCGCAAGGGTTGACCGACGACAACGTGCGCGTCGACCAGTCGACGTCGTGGTATCTCGCGATGCGGCGCCAGGGCGTGCCGACGCAGCTGTGGCTGCACCGCCTGAAGCACACCGACCCGACCCGCGTGCCGGCGATGGCCGATGCATGGACTGCGGAGGTGAACCGCTGGTTTACGCGTTATCTGATCGGCTTCGACAACGGTGTCGAACGCGATCCGCGCGCGGTGATCGAGCAGGCGGACGGCACGCTGCTGAAGGATGCGAGCTGGCCCGCGCGCGGCGCGGCGAGCGTCGCGTATTTCGCGGGCGGCGACGGCGCAGGCACCGGCACGTTGCTGAGCACGCCGACCGGCGGTCCGCTCGTGAAGTTCACGGACGATGCGCGCATTCCGGCGCTCACGCTGGCGAACGCCCCGACCGGCGAGAATCGCTCCCGCTTCGAGACGGCGCCGCTCGCGAGCGCGACGCGGATCTCGGGCACCGCGACCGCACGCGTCAGGCTGACCTTCACGGCGGTAGCCAACGTGACGGCCCTGCTGGTCGATCGCGCGCCGGACGGAACGGCAACGATCGTCACGCGCGCATGGACCGATCCGCGCAACCGCTTGTCCGAGTGGGTGTCGCAGCCCGTGCTGCCCGGGATGCCGTACGACCTGAAGCTGACGTTCATGCCGCGCGACTACCGGCTCGAAGCGGGCCATCAGCTCGGGCTCGTCGTGCTGTCCAGCGACAACGAGGCCACGCTGCGGCCGACGCCGGGCACCGAGCTGTCGCTCGATCCGGCCGGCACGTCGGTGACGGTGCCGCAGTTGCCGATCTGACGGGAAGCGCCGGTTCGCGCGCACGGCGCGCGCGTGAGCCGGACCCCGTGCGAGCATTTCAACCGGATGTCGGGATGTCGTGCGCGGCGCGCGTCAGTTGGCCCGCTCGAATCGAATCACGTGCTCCACGCGCTTGCCGTCGCCGCGCTCGATCTCGACGACGCCGACGTGGCGGACCCGCCAGCCGTCGCGCGGCGCGATCTGCGGCAGGCTGCCGCCCGAGCGGCTCTCGAAACCGCCGAGCCCTTCATCGGGCGTGTCGACGCTTTCGTCGAGCGACGCGTTCGAGTAGATCACGTTGTCCTGCCACTTCGACGCGCCCTGGCGCGCCTCCATGCCCTTGCCGTCGACGTCGACGCTGTTGTCGGTCGCCGCCATGTTCGCGTTGTCCAGCGTGACGATCCGGCTCGCGGCTCGCCGCACCGGATCGCCGCTGTCGCTCGTGCGCGCGTCGACGTCGATCGGCGGCAGGCCGGTCGGCGTCTTCGCGGCGACGGCTTCCGGCGACAGCCGCTCCGGCGCGCCGGCCGGGCGCGCGGCATGTGTCGGCGCGGAGTTTGGTTTCATCGAACAATCCTCCTGGGAAATGACGGCACGCAGGCCCGCCGTTCGGCGCCCGCTAAAACCGGTTGACGTGAAAATCCCCCGCACACGCGGTCGGGCTGCGCTGCGCCATCAGCTCGGCAAACTCGATCGCGAGGCGCCCCAGCGCCAGCCGCTTCTGTCCGATGTCCCACTGCTCGAACGCGGCGAACGCGTCCTCGTCGAACGTCACGGTCACGGCCGCGGGATGGCCGTCGGCCTCGAAACCGACATGCAGCACGCCGGCGGGCCGCTCCTCGATATGGAACGGCATGCCGCGCGCCTCGAAGTACTGGCCGAGCGTTTCCGCGATCTCGCGCATGAGGCCGGGCACGACGCGAATGCTCACCGCGCGCGTGCCTGCCGCGCCGCCGCGCCTGCTGGCGGCGCATGCAGCGGCGGCCGGCGGTGCGGCGGATCGCCCTCCGGATGCCGATACGGCTCCGGCGCATCGGGCGGCGGGTCGTCGTCGGGCTCCGGCAATTCGGGGTCCGAGTCCGGATCGACATCGGGCATCGGCGGCTCGGGCCGGTGCAGCGATGTCAGGTGTCGAAATTCCATGCGTCCTCCGGTCGTGACGGGCATGCCGCCGATCCGCAATCCGCGTGCCGGCCCGCGAGTGCGCGCCGAATGCCGCGCGCCGCCCGCGTTTGAAAACGCTACATGCGCCGCTGCAAATCTTTCACGCCGCACCACGGGTTCATGCCTCGTAGGCCGCCAGCACGATCCAGAACGCGCGGCCCTCTTCATTCACGGGCGCCGCGAGCGCGAAATCGTCCTGCGGCCGGCTGGCGTGCTCCAGCGCGCGACGCGCCACCTCGGTGCTGTCGAACGTCCGGTCGTTCAGCCGCCGGACGTCGGTCTTGCCCTCGAACATCCGCCGGCCGGGCCGCGAAATCAGCGGCTCTTGCTTCCACTCGAGAAAGCGATTGCCGACTACGTCGAAACCGCCGCCGCATACGTTGACCTCGAAGTGCACCTCGGGCGCCCGCTTCCGCAATGTCATCACCCTCTCCTCGTACTTGCGCCGCCGGCGCGCGCAGCGTCGCGGCAGGCCTGCATCCATGCGGCAAACCGTGTGCCCGGGCTGCGCGGGAACGCAGCTTGCGGCCAGCTCCGCATGAATCCATCCGGCGCGCGCGTTCCGCCGATGATCGCGCGCTCATTCGCCAGGAGAAAAACATGCATCGCAACCCGAAGAGATGGCGCGCCGTACACGACGCGCTTGCCGTGACCGCGATCGCCGCGGTCGAATGTGCGCTGGTCATGGGCCTGATCGCCGCGATCGGCTTTCCGCACGGCGGCCTATAGGCCCTATAGGCCCCCCGGCCCACCCGGCGTACCCAGCCCCTCGGCGCACGTCGCGCGACCGTGGTCGCATGCCGCGACGAACGCCTTGCGCATTGCGCAAGCCAGCCAGGAGAACCGCTCATGCATCGCGTCAACGAAATCATGTCGCAGGACGTCGTGCGCATCGCGCCGACCGACTCGATCCGTCATGCCGCGCAACTGATGGAGCGCTACGACATCGGCGCGCTGCCCGTGTGCGACAACAACCGGCTGATCGGGATGGTGACGGACCGCGATCTCGCGGTGCGCGCGATCTCGGCCGGCAAGCCGCCGGAAACGCGGATCCACGAAGTCGCGTCGGGCCCGATCGAATGGTGCTTCGACGACGATTCGCTCGACGAGATCCAGCACTACATGGCTGACGCGCAGCTGCGCCGCCTGCCCGTCGTCGATCACGACAGGCGGCTGGTCGGCATGCTGTCGCTCGGCGACATCGCGACGCGCGCCGCCGACGCGTCGCGCGACGAACTCGTGAACACGCTCGAGCGCGTATCGCAGCCGAAGCGGACGTAGGCGCACACCGCGCCGGCCCGGACATCCCCCCATGCGACACGCGGCCCGCCACGGGCCGCGTGCGCGCCCCGACAGGAGCACATGACATGTACCACCCCGTGCACAACCCCGACGAAGGCCCGACCCGCATCATCCGCAAGGATCGCGAGACGGCGCGCGGCCCCGGCCCCGACGTGATGGCCGCCGGCACGCTGGAAGGCGACCGGGTCGTCACGGCCGACGGCGTGTACGTCGGCCGGATCAAGGACATCATGCTCGACGTGCGCTCCGGCCGCGTCGCCTATGCCGTGCTGTCGAGCGGCGGCATCCTCGGCATCGGCGACAAGCTGCTCGCGATTCCATGGGATGCGCTCACGCTCGACGTCGAGCGCCGCTGCTTCCGGTTGTGGGCGTCGTCCGAGCGGATTCGCAACGCGCCGGGGTTCGACAAGGATCACTGGCCGGTCATCGCGGACCCGCAATGGGTCGGCGCGGCGCGCTACGACGGCAGCGGCACGCTCTGGTGGAGCTGCGACGACGACTTCGACTCGGAGCAGGATGCGCCGCCGCACGAGGCCTCGCCGGACCGGCCGGAGCGCGACTCGGGTCCGCGCTGAGCCGCGCGGGCCGCTACGTGCTACGTTCGCTGTCCCGTATCCCCCGCGGGCGGCGCGCCGTTCCCGCTCGCCGCTTCGAGATAGTTCAGCAGCCGGTACGGCGTCAGCGGCTTCGCGCAATGCGCGTCGAAACCCGCTTCCTTCGCGCGCTCGCGGTCACGCGTCGACGCGAACGCGCTGCACGCGACGAGCAGCATGTCGGCGGTGCGCGGATCGTCGCGCAGCCGTTGCGCGATCTGCAGGCCGCTGAGCCCCGGCATCGCGATGTCGAGCACGACCGCGAACGGCTGCCAGTCGCGCGCGACGTCGCAGACCGCGAACGGATCGTCGACGACCCGGCACGCGAAGCCGCGGGCCTCGAGCAGCAGGCGCAGCGCGTCCGCCGCATCGCGATAGTCGTCGGCCACCAGCACGCGGCGCGGTCGCGCCGGCACGCTGTCGGGCGAGCGCCACAGCAGAACGTCGTCGTCGCTCCGTTGGATAGTCATGCGAAAAACTCCTGTGTCGTCGTGCGCGTCAGCGCGCGCCGACCTTGTGCACGAGCGCCTGAGCCGCCGCCAGGTGGCGCATCAGGGTCGGCAGCGCCCCGCTCGCGAACGTGCGCAGATCGGGGTCGCGGCCGTTGTGCGCCTCGTCCTCGAACAGCCGGATCGCGCGACGATGCGCGTCCGGCCCGGCCACCGCGACATAAGCGGCGTCGAATGCCGGGCCGTTCCGGCCGCGCAACGCCTCGACGTCAGGATCGACGATCTGCACGGTCTGCACCGGCAGGCCCTTGCGCGCGCCAAGCCCGCGCAGCCTCGCGTTGAGGGCGCCGTAATCGGCGACCATCCGCTTCGCGAACGCGCGCACGTCCGGCGACGCGGCTTTCTCGAGCGCGAGCTGGCTCGCCTGCACCTGGCGCTTGCCGGCCTGCCCCGCGGTGTCGACGAATTCCGCGTCGATGCCCTGCGGGCGTTTCGTGATCTGCGTATCGTCAGGCCCCGACGCGGGCCGAATCACGTCGGGCGTTGCGCGCGTACCCAACACCGGCGACGCGGGCGCCGCGCCCGACGTTTGCGCGAGCGTGACGGCCGGCGCGAGCAACGCGCCGGCGGCGCACGCCGCGATCGTCCAGATACTCGGTCTCATCCACGACCTCCTCGTCATTCCTTGCGCGGCGTCGGCAGCCGGCCCAGCTCTTTCGACACCGCCGCCGGCGTGCCGTATTCCCGTTCGGGAATGCGCATGAGCAGGTCGAGCACGTCGCGGCTCGCATGCGCGTGTTCGGCGCATCGGACGAGGTCCGCCTTGCCGGCCGGGTAAACCATCCCCTTCAGCGCCTTCTGGATCTCGATCGGGCTCGGCGGCTTGCCGCTCGCACCCGCGTCGTGGCCCTGCTGCACCGGCTCGTCGTCAAGGACGTGCGCTTGACCGGGTTCGTGAACGCCATGCAGATGCGGTGCCATCGCGGGTCCTCCCGAAAAATTGAAGGGAAAGCGGGATCGCGCGGCGCGCCTGCGGGTGTGCCGTGCCGGCGGTCGCCGTCATTTCGCGCGGATCGCGAGCCGGTCGCTCACGTCCCGCACGCCGTCGAGCTGTCTCACGATGTTGACGGCGGCTTCACGCTGGCTCCGGTCCGGCACGCTGCCGGTCAGTACGACGTCGCCGCGCCGCGTCGAGACGTGAATGTCGCCGGACGACAGGGCTTCCTTGCCGGCGAGCGCCGCCTTGGCCTTGACCGTGATGGCCGTGTCGCGAAGCTCCGTGCCGGCGGCCGCCAGCAGCGCCGACAGGCTGCCGTCGCCCGCCGCCATCGCGCGCGGCGCGACGCCGCAAACGATCGCCGCCAGGACGACGGCCGCCACGCACGGCCGTTTCACCGCGCGGCGCGCCGGCCGGCCGGACCGGGCTCGCCACTGTGTCGCGTTCATCGTGACCTCCATGCTTCGTGCCGGCGTCGTGCCGGCCGTGTCACGAGGTCGCAAGATTCGTGCCGCGCGCGGATGCGCGCCGCCACGGCGCGGGTCACGCGCCGCGTTGTAAATATTTCAGTGCTCGGCTCACGCGCGGCGGCCGCCGGTCGCGCGGGCGATCGCCCGCGCGAGCTGCCGGACGTCGACCGGCTTGCACAGATAGCCGTCGAAGCCGGCGGCCAGCGCGCGGCGCTCGTCGGCCAGGCCGGCATGCGCGGTGACGGCCAGCACGCGCATGCCGGCCAGCCCGCGCGCGACGTCGCGCCGCAGCGCGTCGAGCAGCCAGAAGCCGTCGCCGTCGGGCATCGCGAGATCCGACAGCACGACGGTCGGCCGCATCCCGGCCGCTTTCGCGAGCGCCTCGCGGCCCGACGACGCGACGTCGACCGCCGCGCCGAGCGTCCTCAGCGCGGCGGCCAGGCTCGCGCGCGTGGTCGCGTCGTCGTCGACGACCAGCACGCGCTGCGCGTCGAGCATCGTCGCCTCGCCGTTGCCGGAGGGCTCGACCGCCCCCCATGCCATCGGGCCGACCGGCTGCCACCCGGTGGGCAGCGTCACCGTGAACGTGGCGCCGCGATGGCGTCCCGCGCTGTCCACCGTCACCGTGCCGCCGTGCAGCTCGGCGATGTGCCGCACGATCGACAGCCCGAGCCCGAGCCCGCGCTGCGACGACGCCGGCGAATCGTCGGCACGGCGGAACATGTCGAACACGAACGGCACGAATTCCGGCGCGATGCCCTGCCCCGTGTCGGCGACGCTCAGCTCGGCGTGCCCGTCCTTGCGCGCGAGGCGGATCGTCACGCGTCCACCGCGCGGCGTGAACTTCAGCGCGTTCGACAGCAGGTTCGACAGCATCTGCCGCAACCGCTCGCCGTCGCCCGACACCACGCACGTGTCGAGCGCGCAGTCCGTGTCGAGCGCGATGCCGTCCGCCGCCGCGGCCGAGCGGAACGCCCCCGCGACCTCGCCGACGATCCGCACGAGATCGACCGGCATCGCATCGATTCGCAGCTTGCCGGTCGCGAGCGACGACGCATCGAGAATGTCGCCGACCATCCGCGTCAGCGAGCGCGCGCTGCGGTCGATCGCGTCGATCGCCTGGTGCTGCAACGTGTCGTCGCCCGAATTGCGCAGCACCTCGACCCAGCCGTAGATCACGTTCAGCGGCGTGCGCAGCTCGTGCGACACCGTCGCCAGCAACTCGTCCTTCAGCCGGTTCGACGTATCGGCCTGCTGCCGCGCGTCACGCGCGCCGCGCAGCGAACGCTGGGTGCGCCGGTCGCGCCGCCGCTGCTCGTCCGATGCGCGCAGCGTGAGCGACAGCGCGATGCACTCGCGTGCGTCATCCCGCACCCCGCCTCGCGCCGGGCTTGCGCGGACCGTCGCGCGAAACCGCGAGCCGTCGCGGCGCACGCACAGGCAATCGGTCGGAGCGAGGTCGTCGCGCCTGCGGCGCGACCCGTCGGCCAGCGGATGACGACGCCACCAGCGCGCCGCCACCAGGATCGCGACGTCGCGCCCGAGCGCCTCGTGCGCGTCGTAGCCGAACATCCGCTGCGCGGCCGGATTCCAGCTGACGATGCGGCCGTCGCGATCGATGCCGACGATCGCATCCGGCGACGCGTCGACCACGGCACGCAAGATCCGGCTCGCGTCGGCGCGGACCCGCTCCATGCGCGCGTCGCGCAGCAGCATCACCGCGCCGTCGACGTTGCCGTCCGCGTCGCGCATCGGCGCCGCGATCTCGACGATCGGCACCAGGTCGCCGCTGCCGGCCAGCCAATGCCGGTCGCACATCGCGCCGGCGGCGCCGTCGAGCACGCGCTCGAGCGGTGTCGCCTGCACGCGGCGGCCCTGCGCGTCGCACACGCGCAGCACGTCCTGCGCGCGCCGCCCGAGCGCATCGTCCGGCCGGCACCCGGCCAGCTCCGCGGCCGTCGCGTTGATGAACGTGAGCCGCCCGTCCGGATCGGTTGCGACCACCCCTTGCGGAAGCGACGCCAGCACGGTTTCGTCATGCCGCCGCTCGGCCGACTCGCGGTGCCGCTGCGCATCGCCCATGCGCCGCAGCGCCGACGCGATCGCGCAGGCGAGCGCGCCGACCAACACGAAGGTGCCGAGCCGGACCAGCCGCTCGGCCAGCGTGCCCGTGTAGGCAGCGGGATCGGACAGGAACAGCATCCACGCGAGCGCCGCGCTGATCGCGGTCGCGAGCAGCCCGGCGCCGAACGACGTCATCCAGGCGGCGCCCGCGAGCATCGGGTAATACAGCAGCAATGGCAGGTTGACGCCGCCGAACCGGACCGCGATCGCCTGCAACACCGTTGCGATCGCAACCATCACGATCGCCATCGCGCAACGCTTGATCCGGCCGCGTTCGATGCGGATCATCGCAGCGGCTCCCGGCGGCGCGCGAAGCGATGCGAGCGGCACGGACGGGAACGCGCGCGCCGCCGCATCACGTATCCGGCTCGTCGGCCGCGTCGTCGCCCGCGTCTTCAAGCCGCGCAAGCCGGTTGTAGATCGTTTTCAGGCTGACGTCGAGCACTTCGGCCGCCTGCGCCTTCACACCGCCGCACTGCGCGATCGTGCCGAGGATCAGCTTGCTGT
This genomic interval carries:
- a CDS encoding BON domain-containing protein, giving the protein MNATQWRARSGRPARRAVKRPCVAAVVLAAIVCGVAPRAMAAGDGSLSALLAAAGTELRDTAITVKAKAALAGKEALSSGDIHVSTRRGDVVLTGSVPDRSQREAAVNIVRQLDGVRDVSDRLAIRAK
- a CDS encoding ATP-binding protein, translated to MIRIERGRIKRCAMAIVMVAIATVLQAIAVRFGGVNLPLLLYYPMLAGAAWMTSFGAGLLATAISAALAWMLFLSDPAAYTGTLAERLVRLGTFVLVGALACAIASALRRMGDAQRHRESAERRHDETVLASLPQGVVATDPDGRLTFINATAAELAGCRPDDALGRRAQDVLRVCDAQGRRVQATPLERVLDGAAGAMCDRHWLAGSGDLVPIVEIAAPMRDADGNVDGAVMLLRDARMERVRADASRILRAVVDASPDAIVGIDRDGRIVSWNPAAQRMFGYDAHEALGRDVAILVAARWWRRHPLADGSRRRRDDLAPTDCLCVRRDGSRFRATVRASPARGGVRDDARECIALSLTLRASDEQRRRDRRTQRSLRGARDARQQADTSNRLKDELLATVSHELRTPLNVIYGWVEVLRNSGDDTLQHQAIDAIDRSARSLTRMVGDILDASSLATGKLRIDAMPVDLVRIVGEVAGAFRSAAAADGIALDTDCALDTCVVSGDGERLRQMLSNLLSNALKFTPRGGRVTIRLARKDGHAELSVADTGQGIAPEFVPFVFDMFRRADDSPASSQRGLGLGLSIVRHIAELHGGTVTVDSAGRHRGATFTVTLPTGWQPVGPMAWGAVEPSGNGEATMLDAQRVLVVDDDATTRASLAAALRTLGAAVDVASSGREALAKAAGMRPTVVLSDLAMPDGDGFWLLDALRRDVARGLAGMRVLAVTAHAGLADERRALAAGFDGYLCKPVDVRQLARAIARATGGRRA